The Hymenobacter sp. DG01 genome has a segment encoding these proteins:
- a CDS encoding DUF563 domain-containing protein has translation MAFKKMAAQAKKTLKTAALSTSKKLWRVPLRQAESLALLRGQEIYDQQHPSVQLAGTRAANGGRAHHRPETRTFAPDRVWQVSTGRNGVRSLAVCRTGGLLLNGRTLLDVDFSAAAGLIDMPFKRRRVHYPLVVAPWPHQWASFYDYTTFVVAKLCRIEQACGADIWQQAKVCYPLLHTPFESDFLHLLGIPAANIIDTASLWHTELLTDCALVANSQQSWSSSLGDLALLRARFRPQKPAVQPWRRLYLSRAGRRRVLNEGPVRVLMQSYGFEIVEDEPRSISDQIKLFQEAAVVVAPHGAGLTNLLWCEPGTKVLEFYRPNYFYYLCTALNLEYQFLVDYSTGPSSNHWSNMSHDMVAPLAELEQQLQQLLRD, from the coding sequence ATGGCATTCAAAAAAATGGCTGCTCAGGCCAAGAAGACGCTAAAAACCGCTGCCCTTTCCACTTCCAAAAAGCTCTGGCGTGTTCCGCTACGTCAGGCAGAGAGCCTGGCCCTGCTGCGGGGACAGGAAATATATGATCAGCAACATCCCTCCGTGCAGTTAGCCGGCACTAGAGCAGCCAACGGGGGCAGAGCACACCACCGCCCCGAAACGCGCACTTTTGCTCCGGACCGCGTGTGGCAGGTCAGCACTGGTCGCAACGGGGTCCGCTCCCTGGCGGTGTGCCGTACCGGGGGCCTGCTTCTTAACGGCCGCACCCTGCTCGACGTTGATTTTTCTGCTGCTGCCGGCTTAATTGATATGCCCTTCAAGCGGCGCCGGGTGCACTACCCGCTGGTGGTAGCCCCCTGGCCCCACCAGTGGGCCAGCTTCTATGACTATACCACGTTCGTGGTAGCCAAGCTCTGCCGCATAGAGCAGGCCTGTGGAGCCGATATCTGGCAGCAGGCCAAAGTATGCTATCCGCTGCTACACACTCCTTTTGAGAGCGACTTCTTACATCTGCTGGGCATTCCGGCGGCCAACATCATCGACACGGCCAGCCTGTGGCACACAGAGCTGCTCACCGACTGCGCCCTAGTGGCGAACAGCCAGCAAAGCTGGTCGTCGAGCCTGGGCGACCTCGCCCTGCTGCGGGCCCGCTTTCGGCCGCAAAAGCCAGCCGTGCAACCCTGGCGGCGCTTGTATCTCTCCCGCGCGGGGCGCCGACGCGTCCTGAACGAAGGCCCCGTCAGGGTCCTTATGCAGTCATATGGCTTCGAGATAGTGGAAGATGAGCCGCGCAGCATCAGTGACCAGATTAAGCTGTTTCAGGAAGCTGCGGTTGTGGTTGCCCCCCACGGAGCAGGACTAACTAATCTGCTGTGGTGCGAGCCCGGGACCAAGGTGCTGGAGTTCTATCGGCCTAACTATTTCTACTACCTGTGTACGGCGCTCAATCTGGAATACCAATTTTTGGTTGACTACAGCACCGGCCCGAGCAGCAACCACTGGAGCAACATGAGCCACGATATGGTAGCGCCTCTGGCGGAGCTTGAGCAGCAGCTTCAACAACTACTGCGCGACTAA
- the recR gene encoding recombination mediator RecR, producing MEFPSKLIENAVGELSKLPGVGKKTALRLALHLLKAEADTTATLAEALAKMRFEIRYCDTCHNISDTPECSICANQLRDQSTVCVVSDIRDVIAIENTAQYQGMYHVLGGVISPIEGIGPSDLTIDSLVERVTKEGSEIREVILAISPTMEGDTTAFYLSRKLRDLPELNVSTIARGIPMGGELEYADEITLGRSIVERQRQAR from the coding sequence ATGGAATTCCCTTCCAAACTGATAGAAAATGCCGTTGGCGAGTTGTCGAAGCTGCCGGGGGTAGGCAAGAAAACCGCTCTGCGCCTGGCCCTGCACCTGCTGAAGGCTGAGGCCGATACCACCGCTACCCTGGCGGAGGCCCTGGCTAAGATGCGCTTCGAGATTCGTTACTGCGACACCTGCCACAACATTTCCGATACGCCGGAGTGCAGCATCTGCGCCAACCAGCTCCGCGACCAGAGCACGGTGTGCGTAGTGTCCGACATCCGCGACGTAATTGCCATTGAGAATACGGCCCAGTATCAGGGCATGTACCACGTGCTGGGCGGCGTCATTTCGCCCATTGAAGGCATCGGTCCCTCTGACCTCACTATTGACTCGCTGGTGGAGCGCGTGACCAAGGAGGGCTCCGAAATCCGGGAGGTGATTCTGGCCATCAGCCCTACCATGGAGGGCGACACCACGGCCTTCTACCTCTCGCGCAAGCTCCGCGACTTGCCCGAGCTGAACGTCAGCACCATTGCCCGTGGCATCCCGATGGGTGGGGAGCTGGAGTACGCCGACGAAATTACCCTGGGCCGCTCCATTGTAGAGCGCCAGCGCCAGGCGCGCTAA
- a CDS encoding ATP-dependent Clp protease adaptor ClpS, with product MNSKPQIEYDEDVLLLEETIDVRDLVVYNDDINTFDHVIKTLMDVCGHEPEQAEQCTLLIHYKGQCTVKHGAYDELAGMCTAIHDRGISADVV from the coding sequence ATGAACAGCAAACCGCAAATCGAGTACGACGAGGACGTTCTGCTCCTGGAGGAAACCATTGACGTGCGCGACCTGGTCGTGTACAACGATGACATCAATACCTTCGACCACGTCATCAAAACCCTGATGGACGTGTGCGGACACGAGCCTGAGCAAGCCGAGCAGTGCACGCTGCTTATTCATTACAAAGGGCAGTGTACCGTAAAGCACGGCGCCTACGACGAGTTGGCCGGCATGTGCACCGCCATCCACGACCGGGGAATTTCGGCTGACGTAGTGTAG
- a CDS encoding YceI family protein, which produces MKKMILPALLAASLFAAPAFAQKPAVKKTNPGTEKAAAASYAVQPQLSTLGWVGKKVTGQHNGTIQFKEGDVLVRGNQIVGGTFLVDMNSLKVEDIKEKEYNDKLVGHFRSDDFFSIDKYPTATFKITSLAPLKGDANGNNATVTGDLTIKGITKSISFPAKVGVKNGVASASGTATIDRTKFDIKYGSKSFFESIGDKAIMDDFTMSFNVIAKK; this is translated from the coding sequence ATGAAAAAAATGATTCTGCCGGCTCTGCTGGCTGCTTCCCTGTTTGCGGCCCCGGCCTTCGCCCAAAAGCCTGCCGTTAAGAAAACCAACCCCGGCACTGAGAAGGCCGCCGCTGCCAGCTACGCCGTGCAGCCCCAGCTAAGCACCCTGGGCTGGGTAGGCAAAAAAGTAACCGGCCAGCACAACGGCACCATTCAGTTCAAGGAAGGTGATGTGCTGGTGCGCGGCAACCAGATTGTGGGCGGCACTTTCCTGGTGGACATGAACTCACTGAAAGTAGAGGACATCAAGGAGAAGGAATACAACGACAAGCTGGTAGGCCACTTCCGCTCCGACGACTTCTTCAGCATTGATAAGTATCCCACGGCTACCTTCAAAATCACTAGCCTGGCTCCGCTGAAAGGCGACGCCAACGGCAACAACGCCACCGTAACCGGCGACCTGACCATCAAGGGTATCACTAAGTCTATTTCCTTCCCGGCCAAAGTAGGCGTGAAAAACGGCGTGGCTTCGGCCAGCGGCACGGCTACCATCGACCGCACCAAGTTCGACATCAAGTACGGCTCGAAGTCGTTCTTCGAGAGCATCGGCGACAAAGCCATCATGGATGACTTCACGATGAGCTTCAACGTTATTGCCAAGAAGTAA
- a CDS encoding MarR family winged helix-turn-helix transcriptional regulator, translated as MKIEDEIKQSAFKDDYQKAYINLVFTAGWLQLRQSAMFKEYGLTLPQFNILRILRGQHPKPATVNLLIERMLDKTSNASRIVDKLEAKALVTRKVCPSNRRAVDIRITEEGLELLQRLDAVMEAQGTSLQNLSAQEAAQLSDLLDKIRA; from the coding sequence ATGAAGATAGAAGACGAAATCAAGCAGTCGGCTTTCAAAGACGACTACCAGAAAGCATACATTAACCTGGTATTCACGGCTGGCTGGCTGCAGCTGCGCCAGAGTGCCATGTTCAAGGAATACGGCCTGACGCTGCCCCAATTCAATATCCTGCGGATTCTGCGCGGGCAGCATCCTAAGCCGGCTACCGTAAACCTGCTGATTGAGCGCATGCTCGACAAAACCAGCAATGCCTCGCGCATTGTGGATAAGCTGGAAGCTAAGGCGCTGGTAACGCGCAAAGTGTGCCCCAGCAACCGTCGGGCTGTGGATATCCGCATCACCGAGGAGGGGCTGGAGCTGCTGCAGCGCCTGGATGCGGTGATGGAGGCGCAGGGTACCAGCCTGCAGAACCTCAGTGCCCAGGAAGCCGCCCAGCTCAGCGACCTGCTCGATAAAATTCGGGCCTGA
- a CDS encoding DUF6799 domain-containing protein: MKNLVLLPALAFSLLTASAALAQGGAPSGVAGPVATNPSDRFMLQNGEVVLVQGKRPTPLTKNVLLSNGTKINYKSGIVELPGGKITTLKEGDYVRPNGDIVFATPASAAQSRGDNSVPATAKFETYLDPRPSPATPAAMESRLSEMNNKISLMAEKIQLLNQKISVLSSNSQRPADTAALDKQIEAIDAKLKSN, encoded by the coding sequence ATGAAAAACCTCGTGCTTCTGCCCGCTCTGGCTTTTAGCTTACTTACCGCTTCCGCAGCCCTGGCCCAGGGCGGTGCTCCCTCCGGCGTGGCCGGGCCGGTGGCTACCAACCCCTCCGATAGGTTTATGCTGCAGAACGGCGAGGTAGTACTGGTTCAGGGCAAGCGCCCTACGCCGCTTACCAAAAACGTGCTACTTTCTAACGGCACGAAAATTAATTATAAGAGTGGTATTGTGGAGCTGCCAGGTGGCAAAATCACGACTTTGAAAGAAGGCGACTACGTGCGCCCCAACGGTGATATTGTGTTTGCTACCCCGGCCAGCGCCGCCCAGTCCCGCGGCGACAACTCGGTGCCGGCCACGGCCAAGTTCGAAACCTACCTCGATCCGCGCCCGTCCCCGGCTACCCCCGCCGCCATGGAAAGCCGCCTTTCAGAGATGAACAATAAAATCAGCCTCATGGCCGAAAAGATTCAGCTGCTGAATCAGAAAATCAGTGTACTCAGCAGCAACTCCCAGCGCCCCGCCGATACCGCCGCTCTGGATAAGCAGATTGAGGCCATTGACGCCAAGCTGAAAAGCAACTAA
- a CDS encoding dipeptide epimerase, which translates to MPAWTLTPLVLPLRYTWKISRNASTTKTNLLVRVEGNGSYGLGEAAPNVRYGETPEGLQAEFAGLQRAGLGQCTSLPELTCLLTNQPPTYALRFALESAFVHWEAVRAGQQVSEWLGLAAPARQVPTACTLPIMEPGAVAEFVQAQGLKRFPQLKIKVNQEGALELLREVTRLLPGHQLLIDGNEAWPDADSLLRSWERIRQLPGLRARLLEQPLPAACAPDYRYLKGRLGVPVFADESVTDAADFTDIARQFDGVNMKLMKAGGYLNGLRILRETRAHGLQTMLGCMVETSLGIRSALQVSALADVCDLDGFLIVQNEPFGLVQEENGHLRVTK; encoded by the coding sequence ATGCCCGCCTGGACCCTCACCCCGCTTGTGCTGCCACTGCGCTACACCTGGAAAATCTCGCGCAATGCTTCCACCACCAAAACCAACCTGCTGGTGCGGGTGGAGGGCAATGGTAGCTACGGCCTGGGCGAGGCCGCTCCCAACGTACGCTACGGCGAAACCCCGGAGGGCCTGCAGGCCGAGTTTGCAGGGCTGCAACGGGCGGGACTGGGGCAGTGCACCTCGCTGCCGGAACTCACTTGTTTGCTCACCAACCAGCCCCCGACCTACGCGCTGCGCTTCGCGCTGGAGTCGGCGTTTGTGCACTGGGAGGCGGTCCGGGCCGGGCAGCAGGTATCCGAGTGGCTGGGCCTTGCCGCACCGGCCCGGCAGGTGCCCACGGCCTGCACCCTACCCATTATGGAGCCGGGAGCGGTGGCTGAGTTTGTGCAGGCCCAGGGGCTGAAACGATTTCCGCAGCTAAAAATAAAGGTAAATCAGGAGGGCGCCCTGGAGCTGCTGCGTGAAGTAACACGCCTGCTGCCGGGCCACCAGCTGCTCATCGACGGTAACGAAGCCTGGCCTGATGCCGATAGCCTGCTGCGAAGCTGGGAGCGCATCCGGCAACTGCCGGGCCTGCGCGCCCGTCTGCTGGAGCAGCCCCTACCCGCGGCCTGTGCCCCCGACTACCGCTACCTGAAAGGCCGCCTGGGCGTGCCCGTATTCGCCGATGAATCGGTAACCGACGCGGCTGACTTTACGGATATCGCCCGGCAGTTCGATGGCGTAAACATGAAGCTGATGAAGGCGGGCGGCTACCTCAACGGACTGCGCATTCTGCGTGAAACCCGTGCCCACGGACTGCAAACCATGCTGGGCTGCATGGTGGAAACCTCGCTGGGCATCCGCTCGGCCCTGCAGGTCAGTGCCCTGGCCGACGTGTGCGACCTGGATGGCTTTCTGATCGTGCAAAACGAGCCTTTTGGCCTGGTACAGGAAGAAAACGGGCACCTGAGAGTAACGAAGTAA
- a CDS encoding dicarboxylate/amino acid:cation symporter, producing MKFSRLAPLVLILFLVAAVLTAATAQGWLTLDPVIAMAARWLAILSAIALAVQRRSITFWIVVSMLVGAEIGHDFPTQAVQLKVLSDVFLRLVKTIIAPLVFATLVVGIAGHADLKQVGKMGLKALIYFEVVTTFALFIGLGAINLTRAGEGVDRSGIAADTEKLETVKQTTADIILHIFPENIAKSVAEGQVLQVVVFAIIFAIGLAMVHQKHRQPLLQVTESLSEVMFKFTNVVMFFAPFGVGGALAYTVGKMGFAPLLNAFKLLLTLYGALAAFVLLVLVPIALIARIPLKRFVQAITEPVSIAFATTSSEAALPRAMEAMESIGVPRRIVAFVMPTGYSFNLDGTTLYLSLAAVFVAQAAGVELSFGQQLVMVFTLMLTSKGVAGVPRASLVILLATVASFNLPAWPVFIILGIDALMDMARTAVNVMGNCLATAVVARWEGEFVDNFVAPDPVLDLAEADSSLSQHAH from the coding sequence ATGAAGTTTTCGCGACTCGCCCCCCTTGTTCTTATCCTGTTTCTGGTAGCCGCCGTACTCACGGCCGCTACGGCCCAGGGCTGGCTTACGCTGGACCCGGTTATTGCCATGGCCGCCCGTTGGCTGGCTATTCTGTCGGCCATAGCGCTGGCCGTGCAGCGCCGCTCCATCACGTTCTGGATTGTGGTGAGCATGCTGGTCGGTGCCGAAATCGGCCACGACTTTCCTACCCAGGCCGTGCAGTTGAAAGTGCTCAGCGACGTGTTCCTGCGGCTGGTGAAAACCATTATTGCCCCGCTGGTATTCGCCACCCTAGTAGTGGGCATTGCCGGCCACGCCGATCTGAAGCAGGTGGGCAAGATGGGCCTGAAGGCGCTGATTTACTTTGAAGTAGTTACTACGTTCGCACTCTTTATCGGGCTGGGGGCCATCAACCTGACCCGGGCCGGTGAGGGCGTGGACCGCAGCGGCATTGCCGCCGATACCGAGAAGCTGGAAACCGTTAAGCAAACCACCGCCGACATTATCCTGCACATCTTCCCCGAGAACATTGCTAAATCGGTGGCCGAAGGGCAGGTTCTGCAGGTGGTGGTGTTTGCCATCATCTTCGCCATTGGCCTGGCTATGGTGCACCAAAAGCACCGCCAGCCCCTGCTGCAGGTAACCGAGAGCCTCTCGGAGGTGATGTTCAAGTTCACTAACGTGGTGATGTTCTTCGCCCCATTCGGGGTAGGCGGCGCTCTGGCATACACGGTAGGCAAAATGGGCTTTGCCCCCTTGTTGAACGCCTTTAAGCTGCTGCTCACGCTGTATGGCGCCCTGGCCGCTTTCGTGCTGCTGGTGCTGGTGCCCATTGCCCTGATTGCCCGCATTCCGCTCAAGCGCTTCGTGCAGGCCATTACCGAACCCGTAAGCATTGCCTTTGCCACTACCTCCTCGGAGGCCGCCCTTCCCCGGGCCATGGAAGCCATGGAAAGTATTGGCGTACCGCGCCGCATCGTAGCCTTCGTAATGCCCACGGGCTACTCGTTCAACCTCGACGGCACCACGCTTTACCTCTCACTGGCGGCCGTATTTGTGGCCCAGGCAGCGGGTGTGGAGCTGTCGTTTGGGCAGCAGCTCGTGATGGTGTTCACCTTGATGCTGACATCGAAGGGGGTAGCCGGCGTGCCACGCGCCTCCCTGGTAATTCTGCTGGCTACGGTGGCTTCATTTAACCTGCCGGCATGGCCTGTGTTCATCATCCTGGGCATTGATGCCCTGATGGACATGGCCCGCACTGCCGTAAACGTGATGGGCAACTGCCTGGCTACGGCCGTGGTAGCCCGCTGGGAAGGCGAGTTCGTGGACAACTTCGTGGCCCCCGACCCGGTTTTGGACTTGGCCGAGGCCGACAGCAGCCTGAGCCAGCACGCCCACTAG
- a CDS encoding pitrilysin family protein, producing MKHAVQAFLLGTALLTAAPAAQAQKQKAAPKAAATPAAATNAAFPYPIQQKQLPNGLNVVTVPFDSPGLASFFLVVRAGSRDEVEPGHTGFAHFFEHVMFRGTEKYSKDQYNDVLQSIGAAANANTSLDRTVYHMTGNARMLEKMFEVEADRFQNLKYPEHDFKAEAGAVKGEYTKNSASLYTQLNEKVADAAFDHHTYEHTTMGFFKDVVDMPNQYDYSLTFFDRFYRPEYTTLLVVGDVKADEVNKLADKYFANWKRGTYKPDIKSEPAQTATRYVHIQNPSFPPLVSLSYRAPAFSDQQKDLPALDVLTTLLFAENSPLYQQLVVKEQKVRFVGGSPNYTRDPYLLTIRASVVKAEDMPYVKEQITKALNEMKTKPVDAKRLADTKSALKYGFLMGLDAPDQIANALSQFIWLTGDVNSLNRFYALYDQVTPQDIQAAAQKYFVPEGLTVGTIGPNATGGVQ from the coding sequence ATGAAACACGCAGTACAGGCGTTTCTGCTAGGTACGGCCCTGCTGACCGCCGCGCCAGCCGCCCAGGCCCAAAAGCAGAAAGCCGCGCCCAAAGCCGCCGCTACTCCCGCCGCGGCCACCAACGCCGCCTTCCCCTACCCCATCCAGCAAAAGCAACTCCCCAACGGTCTGAACGTGGTGACTGTGCCCTTCGACTCGCCGGGCCTGGCCTCATTCTTTCTGGTGGTGCGAGCCGGCTCCCGCGACGAGGTGGAGCCGGGCCACACGGGCTTCGCCCACTTCTTTGAACATGTGATGTTCCGGGGCACCGAGAAGTACTCCAAAGACCAGTACAACGACGTGCTGCAAAGCATCGGGGCCGCGGCCAACGCCAATACCTCCCTCGACCGCACCGTGTACCACATGACCGGCAACGCCCGCATGCTGGAGAAAATGTTTGAGGTAGAAGCCGACCGGTTTCAGAACCTGAAGTACCCCGAACACGACTTCAAGGCGGAAGCCGGGGCCGTGAAGGGTGAGTACACCAAGAACTCGGCCTCGCTTTACACCCAGCTCAACGAAAAGGTAGCCGACGCCGCCTTCGACCACCACACTTACGAGCACACCACCATGGGCTTCTTCAAGGACGTGGTGGACATGCCTAATCAGTACGACTACTCCCTGACCTTCTTCGACCGGTTCTACCGCCCCGAGTACACGACTCTGCTGGTGGTCGGCGATGTGAAGGCCGACGAGGTAAACAAGCTGGCCGACAAGTATTTCGCTAACTGGAAGCGCGGCACCTACAAGCCCGACATCAAGTCCGAGCCCGCCCAGACGGCCACGCGCTACGTGCACATCCAAAACCCTAGCTTCCCGCCCTTGGTAAGCCTGAGCTACCGTGCCCCGGCCTTCTCCGATCAGCAAAAAGACCTGCCGGCGCTGGACGTGCTGACTACCCTGCTCTTTGCCGAAAACTCGCCGCTCTACCAGCAGCTGGTGGTGAAAGAGCAGAAGGTTCGCTTCGTGGGTGGCTCGCCCAACTACACCCGTGACCCGTACTTGCTTACCATCCGGGCCTCGGTGGTGAAGGCCGAGGATATGCCCTACGTGAAAGAGCAAATTACCAAGGCCCTGAACGAGATGAAAACCAAGCCTGTGGACGCCAAGCGCCTCGCCGACACCAAATCGGCGCTGAAGTACGGCTTCCTGATGGGCCTCGACGCCCCCGACCAGATTGCCAACGCTCTGTCGCAGTTCATCTGGCTGACCGGCGACGTGAACTCCCTGAACCGCTTCTACGCCCTCTACGACCAGGTAACGCCCCAGGATATTCAGGCGGCGGCCCAGAAGTATTTCGTGCCCGAAGGCCTCACGGTGGGCACCATCGGCCCGAACGCTACCGGCGGCGTGCAGTAA
- a CDS encoding pitrilysin family protein, whose translation MRYTFFRFLLAAALLGPVATTATRAAEVVELRQPNAAKVVVKLQFRNGSAADPVGKEGLTYLTSQLVTEGGTKDLTSAQLKDLLYPMAARYYATTDKEVTTFTFEFHKDFIDKFYPVLRGLMLTPSFTQEDFDRLKSNQLNYVEQVIRASSDEDYSKFALEDQLFRGSRYQHMTRGTAAGVKSITLADVKQYYATAFGTDNLTIGLAGNYPASFAKQLEADLKKLPKSSVKTPIPVAAMPNGIHVEIISKPDALGSAVYAGFPIKTTRADDDFAALMVANSWLGEHRKSYGKLYDKIRTTRSMNYGDYSYIEWYEAGGSNMLPVPGVPRHANYASLWLRPVQIAEGLRKQYPSELGDLKVGHAPFALRLAVREMDNVVKNGLSKEDFERTRTFLRSYVKLYGTTPAKQLGFLLDSRFYGRKNWLQDVDAQLAKLTLDDVNRAMRKHWQVQNMFVTIVTDDSEAQPLADVLKNNTPSPMSYANVVKAGLPKEVVAEDAEVANYKLNVTEVKVINTNDTFR comes from the coding sequence ATGCGTTATACATTCTTCCGCTTTCTGCTGGCCGCCGCCCTGCTCGGCCCAGTAGCTACTACGGCCACCCGCGCCGCTGAGGTAGTGGAGCTGCGCCAGCCCAACGCCGCCAAGGTGGTCGTGAAGCTGCAGTTCCGCAACGGCTCGGCCGCCGACCCCGTGGGCAAAGAAGGTCTCACCTACCTTACCAGCCAGCTTGTGACGGAAGGCGGCACCAAAGATCTGACCTCGGCTCAGCTAAAAGACTTGCTTTACCCCATGGCGGCGCGCTACTACGCCACCACCGACAAGGAAGTCACGACTTTCACCTTCGAGTTTCACAAGGACTTCATCGACAAGTTTTACCCGGTGCTGCGCGGGCTCATGCTCACGCCCAGCTTCACCCAGGAAGACTTCGACCGCCTGAAAAGCAACCAGCTCAACTACGTGGAGCAGGTTATTCGGGCCTCGTCGGATGAAGACTACAGCAAGTTTGCCCTGGAGGACCAACTGTTCCGCGGCTCCCGCTACCAGCACATGACGCGCGGTACGGCCGCTGGCGTCAAGAGCATCACCCTGGCCGACGTAAAGCAGTATTACGCTACCGCCTTCGGCACCGATAACCTGACCATCGGGCTGGCCGGCAACTACCCCGCTTCGTTTGCCAAACAGTTGGAAGCTGACCTGAAGAAGCTGCCCAAAAGCTCGGTAAAAACGCCCATTCCGGTGGCAGCCATGCCCAATGGCATCCACGTTGAAATCATCAGCAAGCCCGATGCGCTCGGCTCGGCCGTGTACGCGGGTTTCCCCATCAAAACCACCCGCGCCGACGATGATTTCGCGGCCCTGATGGTGGCCAATTCCTGGCTGGGTGAGCACCGCAAAAGCTACGGCAAGCTCTACGACAAAATCCGCACGACCCGCTCGATGAACTACGGCGACTACAGCTACATCGAGTGGTACGAGGCGGGCGGCTCCAACATGCTGCCGGTGCCGGGTGTGCCGCGCCACGCCAATTACGCCAGCCTCTGGCTGCGCCCCGTGCAGATTGCCGAAGGTCTGCGCAAGCAATACCCCAGCGAATTGGGCGACCTGAAAGTAGGCCACGCCCCGTTTGCCCTGCGCTTGGCCGTGCGCGAAATGGACAACGTGGTGAAGAATGGCCTGAGCAAGGAAGACTTCGAGCGGACCCGCACCTTCCTGCGTTCCTACGTGAAGCTGTATGGTACTACCCCCGCCAAGCAGCTGGGCTTCCTGCTCGATTCGCGCTTCTACGGCCGCAAGAACTGGCTGCAGGATGTGGATGCCCAGCTTGCCAAGCTCACCCTGGACGACGTGAACCGCGCCATGCGCAAGCACTGGCAGGTGCAGAACATGTTCGTGACCATCGTGACCGACGACAGCGAAGCCCAGCCCCTGGCCGACGTGCTCAAGAACAACACGCCCTCGCCCATGAGCTACGCCAACGTAGTAAAAGCCGGCCTGCCCAAGGAGGTGGTAGCCGAAGACGCTGAAGTAGCCAACTACAAGCTCAACGTGACGGAAGTCAAGGTGATTAACACCAACGACACGTTCCGGTAG
- a CDS encoding T9SS type A sorting domain-containing protein: MKAITLALALSLLLGGSAVQAQNTQARQGAPARKELLAYYQQNVLPVVRQQRQKLETQLTTSDKAQLTLYRAQLKETRQKAKALRQSFRLAGTPAGTRPELTETQKQQLQQLRTETKAILQNVSQLAQKYEGDIAKLAQEVQPQKEKWQADTKAILARTTTPEQPAKAGKGKHQRHAGGVRRYFQPTSFLLLNPNAPTQKPTPTERGNAGVYPNPSVSTNQLEYEVKKAGPLTVELLDGRGNTLRTVAQEAKVEKGPHTLQVNVADLPVGTYYFKVTTRSGAETKRFVKE; encoded by the coding sequence ATGAAAGCTATTACCCTCGCGCTGGCTCTGTCGCTGCTCCTCGGCGGCTCGGCCGTGCAAGCCCAGAACACCCAGGCCCGTCAGGGCGCCCCGGCCCGCAAGGAGCTCCTCGCCTACTACCAGCAGAACGTGCTGCCCGTGGTGCGCCAGCAGCGCCAGAAGCTGGAAACCCAGCTGACTACTTCCGACAAAGCCCAACTCACCCTATACCGGGCCCAACTCAAGGAAACCCGCCAGAAAGCCAAGGCCCTGCGCCAGAGCTTCCGCCTGGCCGGCACGCCCGCCGGTACCCGCCCCGAGCTGACCGAAACCCAGAAGCAACAGCTCCAGCAGCTCCGCACCGAAACCAAGGCCATTCTGCAGAACGTAAGCCAGCTGGCCCAGAAGTACGAAGGCGACATTGCCAAGCTGGCCCAGGAAGTGCAACCCCAGAAGGAAAAATGGCAGGCCGACACCAAAGCCATTCTGGCCCGCACCACTACCCCCGAGCAGCCAGCCAAAGCCGGTAAGGGCAAGCACCAGCGCCACGCGGGGGGCGTGCGGCGCTACTTCCAGCCTACCTCCTTCCTGCTGCTCAACCCCAACGCGCCCACTCAAAAGCCTACCCCCACGGAGCGCGGCAACGCGGGCGTGTACCCTAACCCTTCCGTGAGCACCAACCAGCTGGAGTATGAGGTGAAGAAAGCTGGCCCCCTGACGGTAGAGCTGCTCGATGGGCGCGGCAACACCCTGCGCACTGTAGCCCAGGAAGCCAAGGTGGAAAAAGGCCCCCACACGCTGCAGGTAAACGTGGCCGACCTGCCGGTGGGCACTTACTACTTCAAAGTCACCACCCGCTCAGGCGCCGAAACCAAGCGCTTCGTGAAAGAATAG